One Serinicoccus chungangensis genomic window carries:
- a CDS encoding SDR family oxidoreductase, with amino-acid sequence MAQKTDQLTFDDPTTRHPRLSPPEQDQPMPGLDAELDPPADRGETSYRGTGRLQGRRALITGGDSGIGGAVAIAYAREGADVAINYLPDEQEDADRIRELVEAEGRTCVQLPGDVTNKETCQRLVEQAVEQLGGLDALVVNAGKQVSTPSIEEISDEQFDLTVKTNVYAMFWICRAAVPHLEAGSTIILSSSVQAYSPSEHLLDYAMTKSAMNTFGKGLAKQLAPKGVRVNVVAPGPIWTPLQVVQGQPKEAIPEFGLGQPLGRAGQPVELAPAYVFLASPESSYVVGETLNVNDGADSP; translated from the coding sequence ATGGCCCAGAAGACCGACCAGCTGACCTTCGACGACCCGACCACCCGCCACCCGCGCCTCTCCCCGCCCGAGCAGGACCAGCCCATGCCCGGGCTGGACGCCGAGCTCGACCCCCCGGCCGACCGGGGCGAGACGTCATACCGCGGCACCGGCCGCCTGCAGGGCCGTCGCGCGCTCATCACCGGCGGTGACTCCGGCATCGGCGGGGCCGTGGCGATCGCCTACGCCCGCGAGGGCGCCGACGTCGCGATCAACTACCTCCCCGACGAGCAGGAGGACGCAGACCGGATCCGGGAGCTCGTCGAGGCGGAGGGCCGCACGTGCGTGCAGCTGCCCGGCGACGTCACCAACAAGGAGACCTGCCAGCGGCTCGTCGAGCAGGCGGTGGAGCAGCTCGGCGGGCTCGACGCACTCGTCGTCAACGCCGGCAAGCAGGTCAGCACGCCCTCCATCGAGGAGATCAGCGACGAGCAGTTCGACCTCACCGTCAAGACCAATGTCTACGCGATGTTCTGGATCTGCCGGGCTGCGGTCCCGCACCTGGAGGCCGGGTCGACGATCATCCTGTCCAGCTCCGTCCAGGCCTACAGCCCCAGCGAGCACCTGCTGGACTACGCCATGACCAAGAGCGCCATGAACACCTTCGGCAAGGGCCTGGCCAAGCAGCTCGCGCCGAAGGGCGTGCGGGTCAACGTCGTGGCGCCGGGCCCCATCTGGACCCCGCTGCAGGTGGTGCAGGGCCAGCCCAAGGAGGCCATCCCGGAGTTCGGCCTCGGGCAGCCTCTGGGGCGCGCGGGCCAGCCGGTCGAGCTCGCCCCGGCCTACGTCTTCCTCGCCTCGCCGGAGAGCAGCTACGTCGTGGGCGAGACGCTCAACGTCAACGACGGTGCCGACAGCCCCTGA
- a CDS encoding FHA domain-containing protein — MVRCPEGHDSEATDYCDTCGAPIGAAPTGSPDPSGAGAVGAPAPAAGGSVLDLDEPVAQTQTCPHCGGVNVADALFCEACGYDFTTGALPLGAEPEPEPGGEPEPDGEADPTPQADPAAAPEPEPEEDPAVAAEPEPEVDTAVAPEAHGEDDPTPEAEPAATPEPEPAASAAAEPTPGPEPQGPAAATGTPPTPADPGSAAHARPRHTPPSRDLADTWVVEVWVDPDWYAVQQTAEACPSAGVPDVVVVRRSVVMVGRPSGSLGVRPEVDAGADSAVSRRHAQLTSDGTRWWIEDLGSSNGTYVGVVGEPLPTQALTPGQRVEIDRDDRIYVGAWTRLVLRQATAAERTGQG; from the coding sequence ATGGTGCGGTGCCCCGAGGGCCACGACAGCGAGGCCACCGACTACTGCGACACCTGCGGCGCACCCATCGGCGCGGCGCCGACGGGGTCGCCCGACCCGTCCGGTGCCGGTGCCGTGGGCGCTCCGGCCCCGGCGGCGGGCGGCTCGGTCCTCGACCTCGACGAGCCGGTCGCCCAGACCCAGACCTGCCCGCACTGCGGCGGTGTCAACGTCGCGGACGCCCTCTTCTGCGAGGCGTGCGGCTACGACTTCACCACGGGCGCCCTCCCGCTCGGCGCCGAGCCCGAGCCGGAGCCCGGCGGGGAGCCCGAGCCGGACGGCGAGGCCGACCCGACCCCCCAGGCGGACCCGGCGGCCGCACCCGAGCCCGAGCCCGAGGAGGACCCCGCGGTCGCAGCCGAGCCCGAGCCGGAGGTAGACACGGCGGTCGCGCCCGAGGCGCACGGCGAGGACGACCCGACCCCCGAGGCGGAGCCGGCGGCCACACCCGAGCCGGAGCCCGCTGCGAGCGCGGCAGCGGAGCCGACCCCCGGGCCGGAGCCCCAGGGACCCGCCGCGGCGACCGGGACGCCCCCGACACCCGCAGACCCGGGCTCGGCCGCGCACGCGAGGCCACGGCATACCCCGCCCTCGCGCGACCTGGCGGACACCTGGGTGGTGGAGGTCTGGGTGGACCCCGACTGGTATGCCGTGCAGCAGACCGCGGAGGCGTGCCCCAGCGCCGGGGTGCCGGACGTCGTGGTCGTGCGCCGCAGCGTCGTCATGGTGGGCCGGCCCTCGGGCAGCCTCGGCGTGCGGCCGGAGGTGGACGCCGGCGCCGACAGCGCCGTCTCACGTCGTCACGCCCAGCTGACCAGCGACGGGACCCGGTGGTGGATCGAGGACCTGGGCAGCAGCAACGGCACCTACGTCGGCGTCGTGGGCGAACCGCTGCCGACGCAGGCCCTCACCCCCGGCCAGCGGGTCGAGATCGACCGGGACGACCGCATCTACGTCGGGGCGTGGACCCGGCTGGTGCTGCGGCAGGCGACGGCGGCCGAGCGGACCGGTCAGGGCTGA